One genomic window of Polynucleobacter sp. HIN11 includes the following:
- a CDS encoding DUF6641 family protein, which produces MSTLSNLKLVAVKKPRNIPAIVIRRNKLATKLWEQINLAQSQLDGKPFVVMKYRSIKDSETGLRKQVEVPKRIKPWWFQSETGKVCVAVKYGSWTIELAKGKPSVEVASGEELVKALTAIKAAVEAGELDAQIETASASLRSGFRR; this is translated from the coding sequence ATGAGCACATTAAGTAACTTAAAGTTGGTCGCAGTAAAAAAGCCACGTAACATACCTGCCATTGTGATTCGTAGAAACAAGCTGGCCACCAAGCTGTGGGAGCAGATTAATTTGGCACAAAGCCAGCTCGATGGCAAACCGTTCGTGGTCATGAAATACCGCTCAATCAAAGACAGTGAAACAGGGCTGCGCAAGCAAGTGGAAGTGCCCAAGCGCATCAAGCCCTGGTGGTTTCAGAGCGAGACTGGCAAAGTCTGTGTGGCCGTCAAATACGGCAGCTGGACCATTGAATTAGCCAAAGGCAAGCCCAGTGTGGAAGTGGCAAGTGGAGAGGAGTTGGTCAAAGCATTGACCGCCATCAAAGCTGCAGTGGAAGCAGGTGAGTTAGATGCTCAAATTGAAACTGCCAGTGCAAGTTTGCGTAGCGGATTTAGACGTTGA
- a CDS encoding tyrosine-type recombinase/integrase, which produces MQNLQYFFAHSATQELPKAVALLGGELTLFKRSHSSKWQCRFKLPNGQWHSASTNTDDLVLAQTQAVVIYETIKIKVSAGLSPVTKTFRQVAADEIDRMAQAMNNQVGKRTYRDYTFAINKYLIPFFGKYEVGQITTELISDFESWRASEMGKIPMASTKRNHASAYARVINLARDHGLVGINQPVPMLDAKGRASQARPAFTEQEITELLSYTQTWQRSSYTMRTAHMRTLCTYYIEFLVNTGVRHGTEALPLRWRHLQWHWIGNRRYLRIWVSGKTGPRYLIAKNAVIRVFEQIIRWHKLPYSGLAAVIEAKLDALIFRLPTGEQISNMENIFRNLMVRSHMRTDGSGQNRTLYSLRHTYATLALAKGVDIHTLARQMGTSVGMIERHYSKLTPMMNAEKLA; this is translated from the coding sequence TTGCAAAACTTACAGTATTTCTTCGCTCACTCTGCCACCCAAGAGTTGCCCAAAGCCGTCGCATTGCTTGGCGGTGAACTAACCCTCTTCAAACGATCTCATAGCAGTAAATGGCAATGTCGCTTCAAGTTACCCAATGGGCAATGGCACTCAGCGTCAACTAATACAGATGATTTGGTATTAGCCCAGACCCAAGCTGTGGTTATATATGAAACCATCAAGATCAAAGTTAGTGCAGGATTGTCTCCAGTCACCAAAACCTTCAGGCAAGTGGCCGCAGATGAGATTGACCGTATGGCTCAGGCAATGAATAACCAAGTGGGTAAACGCACTTATCGAGACTACACCTTTGCTATTAACAAGTATTTGATTCCCTTCTTTGGAAAATATGAAGTGGGGCAAATTACAACCGAGTTGATCAGTGATTTTGAATCTTGGCGCGCCAGCGAGATGGGCAAGATCCCCATGGCCAGCACCAAGCGTAATCACGCCAGTGCCTATGCCCGAGTAATCAATCTAGCTAGAGACCATGGCCTTGTTGGCATTAATCAACCAGTGCCCATGTTAGATGCCAAAGGACGAGCCAGCCAAGCAAGACCCGCGTTTACCGAACAGGAAATCACTGAGTTATTGAGCTATACCCAGACCTGGCAACGGAGTTCATACACCATGCGAACCGCCCACATGCGAACCCTGTGCACCTACTACATTGAGTTTCTGGTCAACACGGGTGTTCGGCATGGAACAGAAGCATTACCACTTAGATGGCGACACTTGCAGTGGCACTGGATCGGTAACCGCCGGTATTTGCGGATTTGGGTGTCGGGTAAGACGGGTCCCAGATATCTGATTGCAAAAAATGCCGTGATCCGGGTGTTTGAACAGATCATTCGTTGGCACAAGCTGCCCTATTCAGGATTGGCGGCTGTGATTGAGGCCAAGTTAGACGCCTTGATATTTCGACTACCTACGGGTGAGCAAATAAGCAACATGGAAAATATCTTTCGTAACTTAATGGTTCGCAGCCACATGCGCACAGATGGCAGCGGACAGAACCGAACTCTATATAGTCTGCGCCACACCTATGCCACACTGGCCTTGGCCAAGGGTGTGGATATACACACATTGGCCAGGCAAATGGGCACTAGCGTGGGCATGATTGAGCGGCATTACTCGAAGTTGACCCCAATGATGAATGCGGAGAAGTTGGCTTAA
- the can gene encoding carbonate dehydratase, with protein MGNHNSKPDLERLFEQNRQWIESVTKADPDYFSRLVDQQNPEYLWIGCSDSRVPANQIVGLKPGEVFVHRNIANIVVHTDFNALSVIQFAIDRLKVKHIIVVGHYGCSGIAAAMNNTRIGIADNWIRHIKDVHDKHHHELCAIEEENARLDRLCELNVLEQVINIGQTNIVQDAWAKGQTISIHGCIYRLHDGLLKDLHTSISGPQELHDRYHAQLIS; from the coding sequence ATGGGTAATCACAATTCAAAGCCCGATCTTGAGCGATTGTTTGAGCAAAATCGCCAGTGGATCGAATCGGTGACAAAAGCAGATCCAGATTATTTTTCACGATTGGTTGATCAGCAAAATCCTGAGTATTTATGGATTGGATGCTCGGATTCGCGGGTTCCCGCCAATCAAATCGTCGGACTTAAGCCTGGTGAGGTATTTGTTCATCGCAACATCGCGAACATTGTCGTTCATACCGATTTCAATGCGCTGTCGGTCATTCAATTCGCAATTGATCGCCTAAAAGTTAAGCATATTATTGTGGTTGGCCATTACGGTTGTTCAGGAATTGCTGCTGCCATGAATAACACCCGCATTGGAATCGCCGATAACTGGATTCGACACATTAAAGATGTGCACGATAAGCATCATCATGAGCTTTGTGCCATTGAGGAGGAGAATGCTCGGTTAGATCGTCTTTGTGAGCTTAATGTATTAGAGCAAGTAATCAATATTGGACAAACTAATATTGTGCAAGATGCTTGGGCAAAAGGACAGACTATTTCAATTCATGGATGTATTTATCGATTGCATGACGGCTTACTTAAAGACCTTCATACTAGTATCTCTGGTCCCCAAGAGCTGCATGATCGATATCATGCACAGTTAATTAGTTAA
- a CDS encoding tyrosine-type recombinase/integrase: MAQAKTLTTAELDEVLRYVSTKKYAQRDRALILTSFWSGMRVGEIAALTMGDVLNDDGTIKSEIRLSAAQTKGRHPRTVFIPEKLKTELQSYIATRYARLPQLPFFHSANRVGFSANGLCQWYFWTYRAAGISGASSHSGRRSFLTTLANKGIGVRILASLAGHKSIAVTMKYLDANDEMKRNAVELI, encoded by the coding sequence ATGGCTCAAGCAAAAACCCTAACTACTGCAGAACTGGATGAAGTATTACGCTACGTTTCGACCAAAAAATATGCGCAGCGGGACCGCGCACTAATACTCACTAGCTTTTGGTCAGGCATGCGGGTGGGTGAGATTGCCGCACTCACTATGGGCGATGTCCTCAATGACGATGGCACCATCAAAAGCGAGATTCGCCTAAGTGCCGCGCAAACCAAAGGCCGCCATCCAAGAACAGTTTTTATTCCAGAAAAACTAAAGACAGAATTGCAATCCTATATAGCAACACGCTATGCACGCTTGCCACAACTGCCATTTTTTCATAGTGCTAATCGTGTAGGCTTTTCGGCCAATGGGTTATGCCAGTGGTACTTTTGGACTTATCGCGCTGCTGGCATCTCAGGAGCCAGCAGTCACTCAGGAAGAAGGTCGTTTTTGACCACATTGGCCAATAAAGGTATTGGGGTTCGTATATTGGCCAGCCTAGCAGGCCATAAATCCATTGCAGTAACCATGAAATATTTGGATGCGAACGATGAGATGAAGAGAAATGCGGTTGAGCTAATCTAA
- a CDS encoding NAD(P)H-dependent flavin oxidoreductase, whose product MFSFANLSIPVIQAPMAGGITTPALVSEVSNAGGLGSFGFAYSSPETIGHDLKLAQSLTQGPINANFFIFPSAELPDSKTIGQVIELLQELTPDIDFVVPKPPFFPDLETQLEPVWQLQPAVLSFHFGIPPEWLMQRAMALSIAIGITATSLEEALKIEQAGASFIVAQGIEAGGHRGTFEIDSPDERLSTFDLLHQLVKRCTIPVVAAGGMMNGRDIRKALDLGASAVQMGSAFLCCPESGASSEYKALLLDENPRPSIFTKGFSGRWARGVENTFTRHMDAKSTLPFPIQNTLTGQLRQAAARSHNAEHQSLWAGSAFYKARTLTVGELMKALQIEFVS is encoded by the coding sequence ATGTTTTCATTCGCCAATCTTTCTATCCCTGTGATTCAGGCGCCAATGGCTGGGGGCATTACCACCCCAGCCTTGGTTTCGGAGGTTTCTAATGCGGGCGGTTTAGGAAGCTTCGGTTTTGCTTATAGTTCTCCCGAAACAATTGGCCACGACCTAAAGCTTGCACAGTCATTAACGCAAGGCCCGATTAATGCCAACTTTTTCATATTTCCAAGTGCCGAATTACCTGATTCAAAAACGATAGGGCAGGTAATTGAGCTTCTTCAAGAATTGACTCCTGATATTGATTTCGTTGTTCCAAAACCACCCTTTTTCCCCGATCTTGAAACGCAATTAGAGCCCGTTTGGCAGTTGCAGCCAGCGGTTCTTAGTTTTCATTTTGGTATCCCGCCTGAATGGCTTATGCAGCGGGCCATGGCGCTTAGTATCGCCATCGGAATTACAGCAACCAGTCTTGAGGAGGCGCTAAAGATTGAGCAAGCGGGTGCCAGCTTTATTGTTGCTCAAGGCATTGAGGCGGGCGGCCATCGCGGAACATTTGAGATCGATAGTCCTGATGAGCGTTTATCAACATTTGATCTTTTGCATCAATTGGTCAAGCGCTGCACTATCCCGGTGGTTGCAGCCGGCGGCATGATGAATGGCCGTGATATTCGAAAGGCCTTGGATCTTGGAGCAAGTGCTGTGCAAATGGGGTCCGCATTTTTGTGTTGCCCTGAATCGGGAGCCTCTTCTGAATATAAGGCCCTTCTCTTAGACGAGAATCCGCGACCAAGTATTTTTACAAAAGGCTTCTCGGGGCGCTGGGCTCGGGGGGTTGAGAATACGTTTACTCGCCACATGGATGCTAAGTCGACATTACCGTTCCCAATCCAAAATACACTCACTGGCCAATTACGCCAAGCAGCAGCCCGCTCACATAATGCAGAGCATCAGAGTCTATGGGCTGGCAGCGCTTTTTATAAAGCCCGAACTCTTACAGTTGGTGAGCTCATGAAAGCGTTGCAAATTGAGTTTGTGAGCTAG
- a CDS encoding MAPEG family protein, which yields MLLVTSIIAATLTIIFIKLSFNVISLRRKNKVGLGSGGYEDLERAIRAQGNFAEYVPFGIIMIACLELNGAPWWLVLAPGIFLIIGRLIHAKGINTPPPDFSLRVLGMKFTFNTLIALVVLNLCWTLYQLMI from the coding sequence ATGCTACTAGTAACCTCCATCATTGCTGCTACTCTGACCATTATTTTTATTAAGCTATCTTTCAATGTGATTAGTTTGCGCAGAAAGAATAAGGTTGGCTTGGGTAGTGGAGGCTACGAGGACTTGGAGAGGGCAATTCGTGCACAGGGCAATTTTGCCGAATATGTCCCTTTCGGAATTATTATGATTGCCTGTTTGGAGTTAAACGGAGCACCGTGGTGGTTAGTTCTTGCGCCAGGAATTTTTCTGATTATTGGACGTTTAATTCACGCTAAAGGTATCAATACTCCGCCTCCAGATTTCAGTTTGCGTGTGCTCGGCATGAAATTTACATTCAATACATTAATTGCCCTAGTGGTCTTGAATTTATGTTGGACCCTCTATCAATTGATGATTTAG
- a CDS encoding methyltransferase domain-containing protein: MAAHGKDIMWVPTRVDTATQMLVLAQVKPGDIVYDLGSGDGVIPIQAAKRYSVRAVGIEYNPDLVALSKRNAIRENVQNLVTFKQGDIFVEDFSSATVLTLFLGESLNLRLMPTILKMKPGTRVVSNTFRMESWIPDQEVSVRSSETTIGTLNETIYLWIVPANIDGTWEFAGLPGLDKTAIRFIQKKQFFDGSITSQGKRSIAFEDGRIRGDGIRFDFESNEKKYSFNGQVNGSQMRGTLNGDPKLVVVGKRL, encoded by the coding sequence ATGGCCGCCCACGGAAAAGACATTATGTGGGTACCCACGAGGGTTGATACAGCAACGCAGATGCTCGTACTAGCGCAAGTAAAGCCTGGTGATATAGTCTATGACCTTGGCTCGGGTGATGGCGTCATTCCAATACAAGCAGCCAAGCGCTATAGTGTTCGTGCCGTTGGAATTGAATACAACCCCGATTTGGTTGCGCTATCAAAGCGCAATGCGATTCGTGAGAATGTACAAAACTTGGTGACCTTTAAACAGGGCGATATTTTTGTAGAAGACTTTTCATCAGCAACAGTTCTAACTTTATTTTTGGGTGAAAGCCTAAATTTAAGACTGATGCCAACGATTTTGAAGATGAAACCTGGGACTCGAGTGGTTTCCAATACATTTCGGATGGAATCTTGGATTCCTGATCAAGAGGTGTCGGTCAGATCGAGCGAGACCACGATTGGCACATTAAATGAAACCATTTATTTATGGATCGTGCCCGCAAATATTGATGGCACATGGGAGTTTGCGGGTTTGCCTGGCTTAGATAAAACCGCAATTCGGTTTATCCAGAAAAAGCAGTTCTTTGATGGCAGCATTACCTCACAAGGTAAGCGCTCTATTGCATTTGAGGATGGCCGAATTCGGGGGGATGGGATTCGGTTTGATTTTGAGAGCAATGAAAAAAAATATTCGTTTAATGGACAAGTGAATGGATCTCAAATGCGGGGCACTCTCAATGGAGACCCCAAATTAGTCGTTGTTGGCAAGCGACTTTAG
- a CDS encoding NAD-dependent epimerase/dehydratase family protein — MKILITGAMGFIGRHLVSRLLEEGYSISATARSEADAKSLNRRGVNTTQIDFLSTNDLQSLVRGHDCVIHCAAHVGLWGPKSLYQRLNIQLTQRLLEAATQVGVGKFIYMSCANVALNDSVPIENATEDVPICHQDSLHYAHSKAQAEQLVLSSASERFTAIALRPALVWGNGDIIDRQIGPAADRGQFGWFGHGRYPYSTCYIGNLCQAVLQVLIANVPSGAFFIRDEEQMTLREFLSARLEASGYAVPTLSIPLSLAWPLARFTENGWNYLPLKGDPPLVREAVRTMGYPFSVSMNKAKIAFDYRALYSVAEGMAAIEKGANKSLNIS, encoded by the coding sequence ATGAAAATATTGATCACTGGCGCCATGGGATTTATTGGGCGGCATTTAGTAAGTCGCCTATTAGAGGAGGGTTACTCGATCAGTGCCACCGCCAGATCTGAGGCGGATGCGAAATCTTTAAATCGGCGTGGGGTCAATACGACCCAAATTGATTTTCTGTCGACGAATGATTTGCAATCCTTAGTTCGTGGTCACGATTGCGTGATTCATTGCGCGGCCCATGTTGGGCTATGGGGCCCCAAATCGCTCTATCAGAGGCTGAATATTCAGTTGACGCAACGACTGCTTGAGGCTGCGACTCAAGTGGGCGTTGGTAAATTTATTTACATGAGCTGTGCAAATGTGGCGCTCAATGACTCGGTGCCGATCGAAAATGCTACAGAAGACGTTCCCATTTGCCATCAAGATTCATTGCATTATGCTCACTCAAAAGCACAAGCTGAACAATTGGTGCTATCGAGCGCATCAGAGCGTTTTACCGCAATCGCATTGCGACCCGCCTTGGTTTGGGGTAATGGAGACATCATCGATCGCCAAATCGGACCCGCGGCAGATCGTGGACAGTTTGGTTGGTTTGGTCACGGTCGCTATCCCTATTCCACCTGTTATATCGGCAATTTATGCCAAGCAGTCTTGCAAGTTCTTATAGCAAATGTTCCTAGCGGAGCATTTTTTATTCGGGATGAGGAGCAAATGACCCTGCGCGAATTTCTGAGTGCACGACTTGAGGCCAGCGGCTATGCAGTACCAACCCTATCGATCCCACTATCGCTTGCTTGGCCTTTGGCACGATTTACAGAAAATGGATGGAATTATTTGCCACTCAAAGGAGACCCACCACTTGTACGTGAAGCAGTGCGTACTATGGGCTATCCATTTTCCGTCTCCATGAATAAGGCAAAAATTGCATTTGACTACCGCGCTCTATATTCGGTGGCTGAGGGGATGGCGGCAATTGAGAAGGGCGCCAATAAATCGCTGAATATTTCGTAA
- a CDS encoding DMT family transporter produces the protein MSIYWISLLLAGACEIGWPLGLKLADLPNMKIWGIGIAVISMALSGVLLWYSLKEIPIGTAYAVWTSIGAVGTFTLGVLVFGDPNIPIRWIGVALILLGVILLKMG, from the coding sequence TTGAGTATTTACTGGATCTCACTACTTCTCGCTGGCGCTTGTGAAATAGGCTGGCCCTTAGGTTTGAAACTCGCCGATCTTCCCAATATGAAAATTTGGGGCATTGGTATTGCTGTAATCAGCATGGCCCTTAGTGGGGTGCTGCTTTGGTACTCACTAAAGGAGATTCCGATTGGAACCGCCTATGCAGTTTGGACATCGATTGGAGCTGTGGGTACGTTTACTCTCGGAGTTTTAGTTTTTGGTGATCCTAATATTCCGATTCGCTGGATTGGTGTTGCGCTAATTTTGCTTGGGGTGATCCTGCTAAAAATGGGCTGA